Proteins encoded together in one Impatiens glandulifera chromosome 1, dImpGla2.1, whole genome shotgun sequence window:
- the LOC124920834 gene encoding cellulose synthase-like protein G2: protein MGSEESPPSSLHHFTVKTSIAIINRVHAFVHLIAIISFIYYRISSFSLLNYPIFLWILILASELLLSFLWLLCQAFGWRPVYRSVFPERLPPDVDLPPIDVFICTADPEKEPAVGVMSTVLSVMAIDYPPEKLSVYLSDDAGSQLTLNAVREAWDFAKSWVPFCRRHGLKVTSPEAYFSGCGSDRDEGEGRFLEEEGEIERKYRLFEERLMKNRSSENEVPKEANHDSQNHPSLIQVIGRNEESPNLPRLVYVCREKNSLYFHNFKAGALNVLLRVSAIVSNAPYILVLDCDMYSNDHSSARQAMCFHLDPLISQSLAFVQFPQKFHNVSDKDIYDSAMRSLFAVKWMGMDGLQGPIVSGTCLYIKRMALYGIHIPKGTNKIHYSLYFIIHK from the exons ATGGGATCTGAAGAGTCACCTCCTTCTTCCCTCCACCACTTCACCGTCAAAACCTCAATCGCCATAATCAACCGTGTCCACGCCTTTGTTCATCTCATCGCTATCATCTCATTCATTTACTACAGaatctcttctttctctcttctcaaTTACCCTATTTTCCTCTGGATATTAATCTTGGCCTCCGAATTACTTCTCTCCTTCCTCTGGCTCCTCTGTCAAGCCTTCGGTTGGCGGCCAGTTTATCGCTCGGTTTTCCCAGAGAGGCTTCCTCCCGACGTCGATCTTCCACCAATCGATGTATTTATTTGCACAGCCGACCCGGAAAAGGAACCGGCGGTTGGGGTTATGAGCACTGTTTTGTCGGTCATGGCAATAGATTACCCACCGGAGAAACTCTCGGTGTACCTGTCGGACGATGCCGGATCTCAATTAACATTGAACGCCGTCAGAGAAGCTTGGGATTTCGCAAAGTCATGGGTTCCGTTTTGCCGGAGACATGGACTGAAAGTCACATCGCCGGAAGCTTACTTCTCCGGCTGCGGCAGCGATCGTGATGAAGGAGAAGGGAGATTCTTAGAAGAGGAGGGAGAGATTGAG AGGAAATACAGGTTGTTTGAGGAGCGGCTCATGAAGAATAGATCATCAGAAAATGAAGTACCAAAAGAGGCTAATCATGATTCACAAAACCACCCTTCTCTTATTCAG GTAATAGGAAGAAACGAGGAATCTCCAAATTTGCCCCGTCTCGTTTATGTTTGTCGAGAAAAGAATTCATTGTACTTCCATAATTTCAAAGCAGGCGCCCTCAACGTTCTA CTACGAGTATCGGCCATTGTTAGTAACGCTCCGTACATATTGGTTTTGGACTGCGACATGTACTCTAACGATCATTCATCAGCCCGTCAAGCTATGTGCTTCCATCTCGATCCACTCATATCTCAGTCATTAGCTTTTGTTCAGTTCCCTCAAAAGTTCCACAATGTTAGCGACAAAGATATATATGATTCCGCGATGAGGTCACTTTTTGCG gttaaatgGATGGGTATGGATGGTCTCCAGGGTCCAATTGTTTCTGGGACTTGTTTGTACATTAAGAGAATGGCATTGTATGGAATCCACATTCCTAAAGgtacaaataaaatacattatagtttatatttcattatacataagtaa